From Triticum urartu cultivar G1812 chromosome 2, Tu2.1, whole genome shotgun sequence, a single genomic window includes:
- the LOC125535178 gene encoding nicotianamine synthase-like 5 protein, giving the protein MEAENSEVTALVEKITGLHAAISKLPSLSPSPQVDALFTELVAACVPSSPVDVTKLGPEAQEMRQDLIRLCSTAEGLLEAHYSDMLTALDNPLDHLGRFPYFDNYINLSKLEHDLLAGHVAAPARVAFIGSGPLPFSSLFLATYHLPDTRFDNYDRCSVANGRATKLVGAADEGVRARMAFHTAEVADLTAELGVYDVVFLAALVGMTSEEKANTIAHLGKHMADGAVLVARSAHGARAFLYPVVELDDIGRGGFQVLAVHHPAGDEVFNSFIVARKVKRPQEMSA; this is encoded by the coding sequence ATGGAGGCCGAAAACAGCGAGGTGACTGCTCTGGTCGAGAAGATCACCGGTCTCCACGCCGCCATCTCCAAGCTCCCGTCGCTAAGCCCGTCCCCTCAAGTCGACGCGCTCTTCACCGAGCTGGTCGCGGCGTGCGTCCCGTCTAGCCCGGTGGACGTGACCAAGCTCGGCCCGGAGGCGCAGGAGATGCGGCAGGACCTCATCCGCCTCTGCTCGACCGCCGAGGGGCTGCTCGAGGCGCACTACTCCGACATGCTCACCGCCTTGGACAACCCGCTCGATCACCTCGGCCGCTTCCCTTACTTCGACAACTACATCAACCTGAGCAAGCTCGAGCACGACCTTCTGGCCGGTCACGTGGCGGCCCCGGCCCGCGTGGCGTTCATCGGATCGGGACCGCTGCCGTTCAGCTCGCTCTTCCTCGCGACGTACCACCTGCCGGACACCAGGTTCGACAACTACGACCGGTGCAGCGTGGCCAACGGCCGGGCAACGAAGCTGGTCGGCGCGGCGGACGAGGGCGTGCGTGCACGCATGGCGTTCCACACAGCCGAAGTCGCGGACCTCACGGCTGAGCTCGGCGTGTACGATGTGGTCTTCCTGGCGGCGCTCGTGGGAATGACGTCCGAGGAGAAGGCCAACACCATCGCGCACTTGGGGAAGCACATGGCAGATGGGGCGGTGCTCGTCGCGCGAAGCGCCCACGGGGCGCGAGCGTTCCTGTATCCTGTAGTGGAGCTGGACGATATCGGGCGTGGTGGGTTCCAAGTGCTGGCCGTGCATCACCCTGCAGGCGATGAGGTGTTCAACTCTTTCATTGTTGCACGGAAGGTGAAGAGACCACAAGAAATGAGTGCTTAA